CCTTCCAGCAGGGCCTCACCCCCCGCGACCTGACTGTGGGCGGCTATCTGGATCTCGCCGGTTCCGGGTCCGGACTGCCGGTCGAAGAGGCGGTCTCGTGGTTCTCACTTCCGCCCGCCTCTACTCCGGTCGCCGCTTTGGATGTGGGTTCCCGGAGGATCTTGGAGGTTTGCGGAGCGATCATCTCCCGGCCGAAAGCCGTACTGTTGGACGAGCCAGTCGCCGGGCTGGCCGGACACGAAAGGGAGCGATTCGTCGATGCCCTCGCCCAGGTCCCGATCACACTGCACACCGCGGTGCTGTTGATCGAGCACGACTTGGACGTTGTGGCCTCGTTGTGCGACACCGCGATCGTGTTGGACTTCGGCCGGGTCATAGCGGCTGGCACCCCTTCGGAAGTTTTGTCCAACCCCGACGTCGTGGCCGCCTATCTGGGACGGGCATCGTGACCCGGCCAGCAGCTCCAGCCCCAGGAGCGGCGCTGAGCGTCGAGGAATTGCAAGTCAACCGTCTGGGCCAGCCGGTCGTCCGGGGAGTGGACTTAACGGTGAAAGCGGGAGAGGTGACGGTGTTGTTGGGCGCGAATGGGGTAGGCAAGTCCACCCTGTTGGACGGCATCAGCGGCGTCATCCCCACCAGCAAAGGCCGGGTGCTCATGGGCGGGGCCGATATCACTCGGTTCTCTCGGCGGCGGCGAGTGGCACTCGGATTGTCCTATGTGCAGCAGGGCCGGACGGTATTCCCCAACCTCACCGTGGAGGAGAACCTCCTCGTCGCTGCGCATCGGCCGGATCAGGCATTCGAGCTGTTTCCTGAGCTTCGGAGCCGCGCCACAGTCAAGGCGGCAAACCTGTCGGGAGGCGAGCAGCAAATGGTCGTACTGGGGCGGGCGCTATTGCAGCAACCCCGAGTGCTGCTGATCGACGAACTCTCATTGGGCTTAGCGCCCGCCATCGTCGACCGGATGCTGGCCGCAGTGGCCGACATGGCTGCTGACGGAATTGGGGTGCTGCTCGTAGAGCAGTTCGCCGACCGAGCACTGGCCTTGGGCCAACACGCCACCGTCCTCGCTCGGGGATCGGTGGCGCTCCAGGGCAGGGCCTCAGAAGTGCGCCGCCAGCCTGACCGACTTCAAGCGGCCTATCTCGGCGACACTGAGGAGGCCCCTCGCCCCGCAATCGGATCGAACGGTGAATGCAAGGAGGATCCA
This portion of the bacterium genome encodes:
- a CDS encoding ABC transporter ATP-binding protein, which translates into the protein MTRPAAPAPGAALSVEELQVNRLGQPVVRGVDLTVKAGEVTVLLGANGVGKSTLLDGISGVIPTSKGRVLMGGADITRFSRRRRVALGLSYVQQGRTVFPNLTVEENLLVAAHRPDQAFELFPELRSRATVKAANLSGGEQQMVVLGRALLQQPRVLLIDELSLGLAPAIVDRMLAAVADMAADGIGVLLVEQFADRALALGQHATVLARGSVALQGRASEVRRQPDRLQAAYLGDTEEAPRPAIGSNGECKEDP